The Helianthus annuus cultivar XRQ/B chromosome 16, HanXRQr2.0-SUNRISE, whole genome shotgun sequence genome includes a window with the following:
- the LOC110919068 gene encoding 101 kDa malaria antigen-like gives MRRAQRSMEITGRSCLGSADSKLGFDKAKVTCFKCKQKGHFKRECINRQTDEVVNPFKDDYYQKAIYHRNSGSLNANQKQIGEGSSKEKSRAMVVIQEDEGYDWSQFLPEEDYVESAFVAEVVQDKLWQRDSARYEIRKLNEPFKEARKAKRWNAELECYMDPQGNPVVDPSKVDFDVVTNLFPDQDTYHTRRLSEKGYEADLMNKVKEIFEASLPKVVEMRKRKEQELEKLIEEVKRTTENADEEEQKKEEDQKKKTEESQVLNETEVLMKFDCQEKELMSNLAQEEKAAELRFG, from the exons ATGAGGAGAGCACAACGCTCCATGGAGATCACTGGAAGATCGTGTTTGGGATCCGCTGATTCAAAATTGGGATTTGATAAGGCAAAAGTTACCTGTTTTAAGTGTAAacaaaaaggacacttcaagagagagtgtatAAACAGGCAAACTGATGAAGTTGTGAATCCATTCAAAGATGATTATTATcagaaagcaatttatcatcgcAATAGTGGATCATTAAATGCGAATCAAAAACAAATCGGTGAAGGATCGTCAAAGGAAAAATCAAGGGCGATGGTGGTTATTCAAGAAGACGAAGGTTATGACTGGAGTCAATTTCTTCCAGAAGAAGATTATGTCGAATCTGCATTTGTAGCCGAAGTGGTTCAAGATAAACTGTGGCAAAGAGATAGTGCAAGATATGAGATTAGAAAATTGAATGAACCATTCAAAGAAGCTCGGAAAGCTAAAAGATGGAATGCTGAattggaatgttacatggatccacaggGTAATCCAGTGGTTGATCCTTCTAAGGTGGATTTTGATGTAGTAACAAATCTTTTTCCAGATCAGGACACTTATCATACAAGAAGGTTATCTGAAAAAGGTTATGAAGCTGATCTGATGAACAAAGTGAAAGAAATTTTTGAAGCAAGCCTACCAAAGGTGGTGGAAATGAGAAAAAGGAAAGAACAAGAGCTGGAAAAGCTGATAGAGGAGGTGAAGAGAACGACAGAGAATGCTgatgaggaagaacagaagaaagaagaagatcaGAAGAAGAAAACAGAAGAATCACAGGTGCTGAATGAAACTGAG gtgctcatgaAGTTTGATTGCCAAGAAAAAGAATTGATGAGCAACTTGGCACAAGAGGAGAAGGCTGCTGAACTCCGGTTTggttaa